AGTTGAACATCTTTTGACAAAACATGAAGTATGCTTGATAGGGGGTAAGAATGATATAGCATTTGTTCGTAAAATTGAAGATGCTTTTTTTGATAAATCTAGATTAAAGAACTATTGTGGAGAATTTACCTTAAGAGAAACAGCAATTTTTTTGAAAAAAAGTAGGGTATTAATCACTAATGATTCTGGACCTATGCATCTTGCTGCTGCAGTAAAAACAAAAACAATAACTTTTTTTGGGCCAACTGATTATGAAACATTAATGCCTTTGGTAGGTGAACATATAGCAATATATGCTCATGATGAATGTCGTCCAGATGAAAAGTGGACTAAGGGTAATTGCCGACCTTGCCATCTTTCTCATTTTCCATCTACAATTATTAATTGTAAATCAAGGGATTGTATGTGTAAAATAGAGGTAGGGGACGTATTGAAAGTAATATGATAAAAAAAAATGAATCAGGTATTTATCCAGACAGTTATTATAAAAATTCTTATAATGGGAGATACAATAACTATGTGGAAGTGCCTTCAAAATTAGATTTTCCTAAGTCATTTCTGAATGTTTTTTTTGCACTTCCTGCTAATGCAAAAGTATTGGATTATGGGTGTGGTAGAGGTGGGTTTTTGAAGTCTTTACAATACTGGCGTCCAGATCTTGATTATTATGGTGTTGACGTATCTGATGTTGGTAAGTTCTTGCCTGATTTTGTTGAATATAAGAATATTTTAAAAGAAAAATGTGAATTTCTAGGTGTAGAGTTTGATTTAGTTATTTGTTCGCACGTATTAGAACATGTCCAATATCCTTTAGATATAGTAGGTGAAATTTTTGCATTATTAAAGAAAGATAGATATTGTTATGCTTTAGCCCCAGCTAATAGGTCAATTTTTGCAATAGCTATGAATTTTTGGGGAGATTATGGTCATATTAGAGCTTTTAGGAAATTTGGATTTAGGCGATTGTTCGTAGATGCAGGTTTTTTTGTAGAGAAAGTAAAAATTATTCGTAGTTTAAAGTCTTTTCTTGTGCTTCCTTATTTAATTATAAAGCCGTTGGTTACTTTTAAT
The sequence above is drawn from the Candidatus Margulisiibacteriota bacterium genome and encodes:
- a CDS encoding class I SAM-dependent methyltransferase translates to MIKKNESGIYPDSYYKNSYNGRYNNYVEVPSKLDFPKSFLNVFFALPANAKVLDYGCGRGGFLKSLQYWRPDLDYYGVDVSDVGKFLPDFVEYKNILKEKCEFLGVEFDLVICSHVLEHVQYPLDIVGEIFALLKKDRYCYALAPANRSIFAIAMNFWGDYGHIRAFRKFGFRRLFVDAGFFVEKVKIIRSLKSFLVLPYLIIKPLVTFN